The genomic DNA AGGCCCCCAAAATAAATAATTCTTATCTGTTCCATTTATTTTTTTTCTATATATACATAATGCTGTAACCTGAAAAGCAGAAGCAATGTGCACAATAGAGGTATCGGGTGTTACAACAACTCTGGAATATCTTACTAATTCTGCTACTTCAAGCATTGATTTTGTATAAATGAACTTTACTTTTGTATCTTTCAATTCCTTAATAACTTTCTCTAATTCATTTTTCTTCTCAAATGGTCCTATTAAAATAATCTTCATATTTATTTTTTTCATTAAAATATGTACTATTTTTTTTATATTTTCTATATTAAAACTTCTATATTTACTAGCTCCATATGGATTAAACACAACATAATTTTTCTTTTCCAATTTATGTAGATATAACATAGTATTTGAGCACTCTATATCATAGCTAAAGTCTTGACAACCAATTCCTAATTTTTTTAACAAATCAAAAAATAAACATGTAATATGTTTATTATAGTCAATTCTTTCTATATTAAAATCAAACATATTCCAATTTTCTTTATGCACTCCCAAATTATATTTACAGTTACATCGACTAATAAATAGCATTTGTTTTACTTTTAATTCGGTATTCAGATTAACAAGCAAATCATATTTTTCCGTCTTTATTTGGCGAGATAATTTTAAAATTTCTTTTAACTTTTTAGAATAAATATATATATCGTCTAGATTCTTATTATTTTCAATTATTTCATATACATTTTTTCTTACAACAATGCCTATTTTTAAATTTGGAAATTTTTTCTTAATTTCTCTAAATAAAACTGTAGAAACTATAGTATCGCCTATTTTCCCATCATCTCTCATAAAAAGAATAGATTTTATTTGATACTTGTCAATAATATTTTTGGGGTCATAAATTTTTCGATTTGTAGTTTCCTTATCTAACAATTTTTTCCCTATTTTTAATCTTATTGTTCTCATAAAATCGTGAACTTTTCTATTTATTCTTTTTAATTTATGGATCAAATTTTCCAACCTCTCTCTCTTAAATTC from Fusobacterium hominis includes the following:
- a CDS encoding glycosyltransferase family 9 protein, giving the protein MENLIHKLKRINRKVHDFMRTIRLKIGKKLLDKETTNRKIYDPKNIIDKYQIKSILFMRDDGKIGDTIVSTVLFREIKKKFPNLKIGIVVRKNVYEIIENNKNLDDIYIYSKKLKEILKLSRQIKTEKYDLLVNLNTELKVKQMLFISRCNCKYNLGVHKENWNMFDFNIERIDYNKHITCLFFDLLKKLGIGCQDFSYDIECSNTMLYLHKLEKKNYVVFNPYGASKYRSFNIENIKKIVHILMKKINMKIILIGPFEKKNELEKVIKELKDTKVKFIYTKSMLEVAELVRYSRVVVTPDTSIVHIASAFQVTALCIYRKKINGTDKNYLFWGPNNKNAKIIYVEQDISEDEEIDINSLDFILLEEKIDEIKEI